TCAGGTTTAGACAAATAATCATAGCAGGGTCCACATTAAAGGTTGTCTGATTACTAGTGAATTTCATCATTAGCCAAGTAAAAGCTGCATCCCTACATTCCAATCATTGTCAATTTGAAACTAATATAGTACACATGATCCCTATGATATGATAGCGTGAGTGATGCATCattgtactttggacacatatATATTAGTTCTAATAAAAATCTGATATGACATTGAGGAGTTGTGGAacatatttctttgaaaaaagtGATGGGCGTATCATGCACTCATAGCAAAGCTAGttacttttcaaaaaaaactAGCCTACAAAATGCATAGATTCCAGATGAGGAAACATGGTCTTATAGAAATTCTTGTGTTTGGTCTGAGTTCATATTGatgatttgttatttattttttattattctgtTTTGAAGGAAAAAGAAATCCAAAAAGACCATGTCCATTTTGTGGTATATTTCAAAGTCGATTAAGCAGGCATATTCTAACTAAACATAGAGACAACGATGAGGTAAAGGCAGCAAAGCAGCTTCCAGTAAAAGACAGAAATCAGGTTTTATGCAATTTGAAAAGGAGAGGCTATCACCAGTACAACTTGATGCTGATGAAAGAGGAGGACTTTGATGTGAATCAAATAGTTAAGGAAAGGCAGGCAAGAAAAACAGAGGGAAGGAAATGCAATGGAAAATAGGGCTATGTGTTCCTCATGTCAGGGGTATTTTGTAAAAGAACACTTGAAGATTCACAGAATCAAATGTACAGCAGCAGAGGGAACAACAATTACACCAACTGCAATTCCACTTTCTGCTGTTAGAGATGATGGTTACTCTGAAGAATATAAGGCAGACATCTTAAGTGGCTTTTTGGATGACAGAAGTGGAACGTTttgtaaaactgataaataCATCAAAGACTTTGGTTTTCACAGTTACAGAAGATTTGCAGCAAGGAAGGACAAAAACCCACAGAAccgaaaaaatataatgaagcACATGAGGATGATAGCAaatcttttcttttgttttaaaagcgAGGCAGCTAAAATTGGCATAGACATAAATGCAACATTAGACATGTTTAAAATGGAACACTTTACCACTTTTATGGATGCTATCCATGTGATGGCTGCAAAAGACGATGGTGGTATGAAatctggattaaaaaaaaatgtaggtcaccttttaaaaaatgttattaaacacATAAAAGGGCAGCATTTGTTGCAGGGTAAGAAAGATGAGCTGGTAAAAATTGGAGGaattcaaaacattatttgattactaCAAAAAGGAGATATTTGATGGAGCTGAATACAATTGTATAAAGAATAGACAGGAAAACCTTAGACGACCACAATATTTACCTCTTGATGATGATGTAAGAAAATTGCGGAATTACACTCTGACTGAAATTGCACAGATGGATGACCCATACAAGATTTTAGATATGAATGAATATCCCCGGCTTAGAGATCTTGTGGTAGCCAGAATAACACTGTTCAATGCCAAGCGGGGAGGAGAACCAAGTAGACTTACTATAAAGGAATGGGATGATGCAAAAGATGGTGTCTGGTTAGCTGAAACCCACAAGAAAAAAGCCAAAACATCAGAGGAacttgaattatttgaaatttataaattgtcatATCAGTCTGGCAAAAGTGTGTGCCATATGCTCCCAACACTCATTCCGAAAGATTCTTGGAAAGCTATACAAAAGCTTACTGATCCACAGATAAGACAGATGGCAGGTGTTAAACCtagtaatatatatgtatttccaAACATCAAAGGCTCCAACTTTCATGTTAATGGATGGAATAGTGTAAACAAAGTATGTAAGCAGGCAGGGCTGACAAAAGAGATTAACGCCACCCAAATGAGACATTACATGTCAACTGTGTTTGCAAACTTGGATGTACCAGAGACAGACAGGCAGGCTTTTTATAGACACATGGGCCATTCagaagaaatcaataaaaatgtttaccaATGTCCATTGGCTGTTCAAGAAATTACAAAAGTTGGAAAGTTTTTATATCTTATGGACAAAggtaagtttatttttaatttgttgtttacaTTTAGGTAGAGTCTTGACTTTTTCCCTCTCTGGTTTAGACAAATAATCATAGCAGGGTCCACATTAAAGGTTGTCTGATTACTAGTGAATTTCATCATTAGCCAAGTAAAATCTGCATCCCTACATGCCAATCATTGTCaacttaaaaaattgaaaacaacacgtttaataatttcatgtGTCCGAAAcccttttctggatttaccttcatcaggaacgctcaagcTGATCAGTGAACTTGTCCAATTGAcaagtttaaattaaatgttgaaaaccTTGAAAAATACTTGATCtagtatttatataaatcatcaTGTCAATCAGCCCTGGTATTATCaacaaatatgtgtattttacctttttctaaGTTTGCAAACTTTTTAATAGTTGGCCAATCAGTGTATGATTCTGTTGTTGATTCTCATTATATTAGGACAGGGGTGTGGCAATTCACCTGACTCATGCGTTTGAACACCCTGTCAagtatttttagctcacctggccggAAGGGCCAATTGAGCTATTCTCATCACTTGTCGTCCGTCATCATTGTCGTGgtcattgttaactttttacattttggacTTCTTCtggagaaccactgaatggaatggaaccaaacatggcatgaatgttccttatgagttGCTGAACAAGTGTTGTTTACTATggagccgatccatcatccaagatggca
This genomic stretch from Mytilus trossulus isolate FHL-02 unplaced genomic scaffold, PNRI_Mtr1.1.1.hap1 h1tg000966l__unscaffolded, whole genome shotgun sequence harbors:
- the LOC134703342 gene encoding uncharacterized protein LOC134703342; its protein translation is KRNPKRPCPFCGIFQSRLSRHILTKHRDNDEVKAAKQLPVKDRNQVLCNLKRRGYHQYNLMLMKEEDFDREGNAMENRAMCSSCQGYFVKEHLKIHRIKCTAAEGTTITPTAIPLSAVRDDGYSEEYKADILSGFLDDRSGTFCKTDKYIKDFGFHSYRRFAARKDKNPQNRKNIMKHMRMIANLFFCFKSEAAKIGIDINATLDMFKMEHFTTFMDAIHVMAAKDDGGMKSGLKKNVGHLLKNVIKHIKGQHLLQGKKDEFDYYKKEIFDGAEYNCIKNRQENLRRPQYLPLDDDVRKLRNYTLTEIAQMDDPYKILDMNEYPRLRDLVVARITLFNAKRGGEPSRLTIKEWDDAKDGVWLAETHKKKAKTSEELELFEIYKLSYQSGKSVCHMLPTLIPKDSWKAIQKLTDPQIRQMAGVKPSNIYVFPNIKGSNFHVNGWNSVNKVCKQAGLTKEINATQMRHYMSTVFANLDVPETDRQAFYRHMGHSEEINKNVYQCPLAVQEITKVGKFLYLMDKDGIKAYPDSHSSPAKLQNVGEEDIAGTSYDNSGGTDESTDTTESDEDSSSSSCFGKAKSWKKRQKKITKYSSSEDDSSPQSDDSSDTGINSQKRGVKRKSKGSNQQKKAVKREKK